The Candidatus Cetobacterium colombiensis genome includes a window with the following:
- the cas1 gene encoding CRISPR-associated endonuclease Cas1, producing MEVFISQDGCALYKSEELLIITNKKEKLEYSYRDVSSILISGNVRLTTGFLREAIENNIDIVILDKYGYPKGRFWNTGVSTISKIRKGQLLCSKSTLGLEISKQWIEDKVLNMNFHLSDLTKQQDLLDIIKFQNSLKDNVDLNSIRGFEGNVSKIYFSIVSQMLPKQFQFLKRSFRPALDEFNALVNYFLGILYNRIEKSSLIAGIDPNLGFFHRDDYNRPSFVFDFIEKYRYIAYTSATKFFRANKVRKSYFTNENNSFYLNDDGKKNLIPLYYNELNKSVTFKGKKIKTIDKIQQDLFEVAKYFIKIAEEVD from the coding sequence ATGGAAGTATTCATATCTCAAGATGGATGCGCTCTTTATAAAAGTGAAGAATTGCTGATAATTACAAATAAAAAAGAAAAATTAGAATATTCTTATAGAGATGTATCAAGTATTTTAATATCTGGAAATGTAAGACTAACAACTGGATTTTTAAGAGAAGCTATAGAGAATAATATAGATATAGTTATTCTAGATAAATACGGCTATCCAAAAGGAAGATTTTGGAATACAGGAGTAAGTACAATATCTAAAATAAGAAAAGGTCAGCTTTTATGCTCTAAAAGTACTCTAGGATTAGAAATCTCAAAACAATGGATAGAAGACAAAGTTTTAAATATGAATTTTCATTTATCAGATTTAACTAAGCAACAAGACTTACTAGATATTATTAAGTTTCAAAACAGTTTAAAAGATAATGTTGATTTAAATAGTATCAGAGGATTTGAGGGAAATGTGTCTAAAATTTATTTTTCAATAGTCTCACAAATGTTACCTAAACAATTTCAATTTTTAAAAAGGAGTTTTAGACCAGCGTTAGATGAATTCAATGCTTTAGTTAATTATTTTTTAGGGATTTTATATAATAGGATAGAGAAAAGTTCATTAATAGCAGGTATAGATCCAAATTTAGGTTTTTTTCACAGAGATGATTATAATCGTCCGTCATTTGTTTTTGATTTTATTGAGAAATATCGATATATAGCATATACATCTGCAACTAAGTTTTTTAGAGCTAATAAGGTTAGAAAAAGTTATTTTACAAATGAAAATAATAGTTTTTATTTGAATGATGATGGTAAAAAAAATTTGATTCCACTGTACTATAACGAACTTAATAAAAGCGTTACTTTTAAAGGAAAAAAAATAAAAACTATTGATAAAATCCAGCAAGATTTATTTGAAGTTGCTAAATATTTTATAAAAATAGCAGAGGAGGTTGATTGA
- the cas2 gene encoding CRISPR-associated endonuclease Cas2: protein MYLILYDISSEKVRSRIVKYLKNKGLLRLQKSIFAGNIKKIYIEEIIVESNQIISLETDSFIILKIDKDSFKTLKYFGQKINIHKYLKDSLIEVI, encoded by the coding sequence ATGTATCTTATACTTTATGATATATCTTCTGAAAAAGTTAGATCTAGAATAGTTAAATATCTTAAAAATAAGGGGTTATTGAGGCTTCAAAAATCCATTTTTGCAGGAAATATTAAAAAAATTTATATTGAAGAAATAATAGTAGAAAGTAATCAAATAATTTCTTTAGAAACTGATTCCTTTATTATATTGAAAATAGATAAGGATTCTTTTAAAACATTAAAATACTTTGGACAAAAAATAAATATACATAAATATTTAAAAGATTCTTTAATCGAGGTTATTTAA